One genomic segment of Candidatus Binatota bacterium includes these proteins:
- a CDS encoding FAD-dependent oxidoreductase translates to MKEQGMSQKLVTVADVARWDREVDVLVAGLGCAGAAAAIEAARAGADVLVVERASGGGGTSAMSGGVIYLGGGTDLQRACGFEDSAEQMYAYLAASCGDAPDLDKLRPYCEHSVEHYDWFVELGLPFNPVFYPHYSGEPPGDEGLVYSGSENCHPYNEIARPAPRGHVAATANQTGWLLMQKLTEAVEASLATTLYDTRCTALVVDTAGAVVGALLANTDGELAVRVRGGVVLTTGGFICNSSMLEQYAPTAGRCLFKVGAEGDDGSGIGLGMAAGGHAINMEMGSISLPLTPPKSLQRGILVNGQGQRFINEDAYMGALGYSVLYGQQGRAWLILDEACWEKPEVERPISGVGESAEELEQTLGLPTGSLVATLAEYNRGAEQGSDPGFHKGESYLVPLRPPYGALDCTVENSMFAVFTLGGLATDADGRVLAADGAVVEGLYAAGRASACLAAPGYSSGLSIGDGTFFGRRAGRHATGL, encoded by the coding sequence ATGAAAGAACAGGGAATGAGCCAGAAACTGGTCACGGTGGCCGACGTGGCCAGGTGGGACCGCGAGGTCGACGTGCTCGTGGCCGGCCTCGGCTGTGCGGGTGCGGCTGCAGCCATCGAGGCGGCCCGCGCTGGCGCCGACGTGCTGGTCGTGGAGCGCGCCAGCGGCGGCGGCGGAACCTCGGCCATGTCGGGCGGGGTCATCTACCTTGGCGGCGGCACCGACCTGCAGCGCGCCTGCGGTTTTGAAGACAGCGCCGAGCAGATGTACGCCTACCTGGCCGCTTCGTGTGGCGACGCGCCCGACCTCGACAAGCTGCGTCCTTACTGCGAGCACAGCGTTGAGCACTACGACTGGTTCGTAGAGCTGGGCCTGCCGTTCAATCCCGTTTTCTACCCCCACTACAGCGGTGAGCCGCCTGGCGACGAGGGACTGGTGTATTCGGGCAGCGAGAACTGCCACCCATATAACGAGATCGCGCGACCGGCGCCGCGCGGGCATGTCGCGGCCACCGCCAACCAGACCGGCTGGCTGCTGATGCAGAAACTGACCGAGGCCGTCGAGGCCTCCTTGGCCACGACGCTCTACGACACGCGCTGCACCGCGCTGGTGGTCGACACGGCGGGTGCGGTTGTGGGCGCGTTGCTGGCCAACACCGACGGCGAGTTGGCGGTGCGCGTACGCGGTGGCGTGGTGCTCACCACCGGAGGTTTTATATGCAACAGCTCGATGCTCGAGCAGTACGCACCAACAGCTGGCCGCTGCCTGTTCAAGGTGGGGGCCGAGGGCGACGACGGCAGCGGCATAGGCCTGGGCATGGCCGCCGGAGGCCATGCCATCAACATGGAGATGGGCTCGATCTCGCTGCCGCTCACACCGCCCAAGAGCCTGCAGCGCGGCATACTCGTTAACGGGCAAGGCCAACGCTTCATAAACGAAGACGCCTACATGGGCGCGCTCGGCTACAGCGTCCTCTACGGGCAGCAGGGCCGGGCCTGGTTGATACTCGACGAGGCCTGCTGGGAAAAGCCCGAGGTCGAGCGGCCGATTTCCGGCGTGGGCGAGTCGGCCGAGGAACTAGAGCAGACCCTTGGCCTGCCAACGGGCAGTCTCGTTGCCACGCTCGCGGAGTACAACCGCGGTGCCGAGCAGGGCAGTGACCCCGGGTTTCACAAGGGCGAGTCCTACCTCGTGCCGCTGCGCCCTCCTTACGGCGCGCTGGACTGCACGGTTGAAAACTCGATGTTCGCGGTCTTCACGCTCGGTGGGCTGGCCACCGATGCCGACGGACGCGTGCTCGCGGCCGACGGCGCCGTGGTGGAGGGACTGTACGCAGCGGGTCGCGCGTCGGCCTGCCTCGCCGCCCCAGGTTACAGCAGCGGGCTGTCGATCGGCGACGGCACCTTCTTCGGTCGCCGCGCCGGCCGCCACGCCACGGGCTTATGA
- a CDS encoding thiolase family protein, giving the protein MTAGSFSGKAAIVGVAETDYLKGSASTPVEMMMDVARRAADDAGIKVTDIDGILPPPWYTSSEELAANLGISELNYAAISALGGAGPTASLQNAAMAVSSGLATNVLVLVGWNGHSFLRPREGSDPPRHGVTASSAMDVLVDFVVPHGAVMPVQFYSLICMRHKQLYGVRDSDTGELAVTFRRHAQLHERALMRGRELEMDEYLESPFVSEPMRVLDCCQETDCAAAVIVSSTERARDLARPVVRILGAAEGHPYPADDMASREDFFRVGLDHAAPRALGMAGVNVTDMDFLQIYDCFTYVVLLQLEALGLCERGASGEFVRGGTLSLDGGRYPTNTHGGLLSQGHCWGLNHLVEATRQLRGEAGARQVRDARLGLVTGWGDFGDGSLAVLAAD; this is encoded by the coding sequence ATGACCGCGGGCTCGTTCAGCGGCAAGGCAGCTATCGTAGGGGTGGCCGAGACCGACTACCTCAAGGGTAGCGCGAGCACGCCGGTGGAGATGATGATGGACGTCGCGCGGCGGGCTGCCGACGACGCCGGCATCAAGGTAACCGACATCGACGGCATACTGCCTCCGCCCTGGTACACGAGCTCCGAGGAACTCGCCGCCAACCTTGGTATTTCCGAGCTCAACTACGCGGCCATAAGCGCCCTCGGCGGCGCCGGGCCAACGGCCTCGTTGCAGAACGCGGCGATGGCAGTGAGCTCGGGCCTTGCCACCAACGTGCTGGTGCTCGTGGGCTGGAACGGCCACAGTTTTCTGCGCCCGCGCGAGGGCAGCGACCCGCCACGCCACGGGGTGACGGCGAGTTCGGCCATGGACGTGCTGGTGGATTTTGTCGTTCCTCACGGCGCCGTCATGCCGGTGCAGTTCTACTCGCTGATCTGCATGCGCCACAAGCAGCTCTACGGTGTGCGGGACAGCGACACCGGCGAGCTGGCGGTCACCTTTCGCCGGCACGCACAGCTGCACGAGCGCGCACTCATGCGCGGCCGTGAGCTGGAGATGGACGAGTACCTTGAGAGCCCCTTTGTCAGCGAGCCCATGCGCGTGCTCGACTGCTGCCAGGAAACCGATTGCGCAGCGGCCGTTATCGTCAGCAGCACCGAGCGTGCCCGCGACCTTGCCCGCCCGGTGGTGCGCATACTGGGCGCAGCCGAGGGTCATCCCTATCCGGCCGACGACATGGCCAGCCGCGAAGACTTTTTCCGCGTCGGTCTCGACCACGCCGCGCCGCGGGCGCTGGGCATGGCTGGCGTGAACGTCACCGACATGGACTTTCTGCAGATCTACGACTGCTTTACCTACGTGGTGCTGTTGCAGCTCGAGGCGCTGGGCCTGTGCGAGCGCGGAGCCTCGGGCGAATTCGTGCGGGGTGGCACACTGTCGCTCGACGGCGGCCGCTATCCCACCAACACCCACGGCGGATTGCTGTCGCAGGGCCACTGCTGGGGATTGAACCACCTCGTGGAGGCCACCCGGCAGTTGCGCGGCGAAGCCGGTGCGAGACAGGTCCGCGATGCGCGCCTGGGCCTGGTCACCGGCTGGGGAGATTTCGGCGACGGCAGTCTCGCCGTGTTGGCGGCCGACTGA